The following proteins are co-located in the Flectobacillus major DSM 103 genome:
- a CDS encoding PH domain-containing protein — protein MGLFDAIMGNASEVSSDKVAVEFAPILVDGEAVVKSFKLIRDMFVFTNKRLILVDKQGLTGSKVDFHTIPYKSINHFTKRSNGLLDLDAELLIWVKGNEHPIVKEFRKGENINDVYRVLSTYVL, from the coding sequence ATGGGATTATTTGATGCTATAATGGGTAATGCTTCTGAAGTTTCGTCAGACAAAGTTGCTGTTGAGTTTGCCCCAATTTTAGTAGATGGCGAAGCCGTAGTGAAGTCATTTAAACTAATTCGAGATATGTTTGTTTTTACCAATAAACGCTTGATTTTAGTAGATAAACAGGGTTTGACGGGTTCAAAGGTAGATTTCCATACAATACCATACAAAAGTATTAATCACTTTACCAAGCGTAGCAATGGCTTGTTGGACCTCGATGCCGAATTATTGATTTGGGTAAAAGGAAATGAACACCCAATTGTAAAGGAGTTTAGAAAAGGGGAGAATATCAACGATGTGTATCGGGTACTGAGTACTTATGTGCTATAG